In Deltaproteobacteria bacterium, a single genomic region encodes these proteins:
- a CDS encoding VCBS repeat-containing protein, with protein sequence MRRIAGSGLLLVGSVWGCQLPGGGNGGDDPSATAATSDTDGSGPSTSPDVETEDAGSSSGEPAGGGGSGGVSPGDATVIPLDLDFTPLSLELGDFDGDGHVDLLVTGVQSTVVRSATLLGFGDGTFAAPLDNGLVGCSAYPVVGRLSDDARDDVLVAGCNGHPVTALVAAANATLSPWSIWPDVDAIGVRSSVIADLEGDGDGDVMSVRVNDDFIEHVLAIDLFESNGGTGFWAGGTISLGNVAQSGFDPNALVAGHFDDDVVLDVALVDQGHDVVRLIGGPPPSAFAFPLELGVALSPWAALVGDLDDDGLDEIVVTSNDEGAAQVQHAVGGGNFEGDAVLDLGGASPYAATLGDVDGDGSLDLVTVDDAVASVHWWPGDGAGGFGAPAQRSLPSPAIRVHTADLDEDGQHDIIAATYDDESITLLLSGG encoded by the coding sequence ATGCGTAGGATCGCTGGCTCGGGTCTGCTGCTCGTTGGTTCGGTGTGGGGCTGCCAGCTGCCCGGCGGCGGCAACGGTGGCGACGATCCGTCGGCCACTGCGGCGACGAGCGACACCGACGGCTCGGGCCCATCGACGTCGCCCGACGTCGAGACCGAGGACGCCGGTAGCAGCTCGGGCGAGCCCGCCGGCGGAGGTGGCAGCGGCGGCGTGAGCCCGGGGGACGCGACGGTCATCCCGCTCGACCTCGACTTCACGCCGCTGTCGCTCGAGCTCGGCGACTTCGACGGCGACGGTCACGTCGATCTCCTCGTGACCGGCGTGCAGTCCACCGTCGTGCGCTCGGCGACGCTGCTCGGCTTCGGCGACGGCACCTTCGCGGCACCGCTCGACAACGGCCTGGTCGGCTGCAGCGCGTACCCGGTGGTCGGTCGCCTCTCCGACGATGCCCGCGACGACGTGTTGGTGGCCGGCTGCAACGGTCATCCCGTCACCGCGCTGGTCGCTGCGGCCAATGCAACGCTGTCGCCGTGGTCGATCTGGCCCGACGTCGACGCCATCGGCGTGCGCTCGAGCGTGATCGCCGACCTCGAGGGTGACGGCGATGGCGACGTGATGTCGGTTCGCGTCAATGACGACTTCATCGAGCACGTGCTCGCGATCGACCTGTTCGAGTCCAATGGTGGCACCGGCTTCTGGGCCGGCGGCACCATCTCGCTCGGCAACGTGGCACAGAGCGGCTTCGATCCGAACGCGCTCGTGGCCGGCCACTTCGACGACGACGTCGTGCTCGACGTCGCGCTGGTCGATCAGGGCCACGACGTCGTGCGGTTGATCGGTGGTCCGCCGCCCTCGGCGTTCGCGTTCCCGCTCGAGCTCGGGGTCGCACTCTCGCCGTGGGCCGCACTGGTGGGCGATCTCGACGACGACGGCCTCGACGAGATCGTCGTCACCAGCAACGACGAGGGTGCAGCGCAGGTGCAGCACGCCGTCGGTGGCGGCAACTTCGAGGGCGACGCGGTGCTCGATCTCGGCGGTGCATCGCCCTACGCCGCGACGCTCGGCGACGTCGACGGCGATGGCTCGCTCGACCTCGTCACCGTCGACGACGCGGTCGCGTCGGTGCACTGGTGGCCGGGCGATGGTGCGGGTGGCTTCGGCGCGCCGGCGCAACGCAGCCTGCCGTCGCCGGCGATCCGTGTCCACACCGCCGACCTCGACGAGGACGGCCAGCACGACATCATCGCCGCGACCTACGACGACGAGTCGATCACGCTGCTGCTGTCCGGGGGCTGA
- a CDS encoding peptidase M1, with protein sequence MRHALRNLCLGAGLVAGCTSDGGGDGTDTDPSSSTGNDSDSSATTVSASSAETSTGNPTSDSSSSQGPTSGTSTDTDADTSAGSSSTGVIDLPPPSEDWTRDILTTDLQLDLGALSGVATITIAGSADSTGASLEIGGLTIDSVTSDLGDVMFDVHDGQLDLGIPSGGDFTFVVSYTFASVDGSFDGWDPTSQVTFLWPYFCGNLFPCKSDPSDGVQFTMNVTGFAGDQTAIYPASIPGDAPSYQPAVAVAAFTELVLDPTTNGTAVSTWYLPGGQADATIGSQHLSAVFDFYEQTYGDYSFGDHVGTVSADWGGGDYGGMEHHPYWHVSSGSMDREDVHAHEAAHGWYGDGVRIACWEDFVLSEGTATYLAARGLAESGVDLWPDYECGLVSVCDGGVNPVVLPDSTCNGIDILNDDLWSYAPYMKGAWFYRGVAELIGEDQLDTALAEFYADHVGQAARMQDMIDHLHDYGDAAAIDALADAWLRQVECPVDVGSLCAG encoded by the coding sequence ATGAGACATGCACTTCGCAACCTATGCCTTGGCGCCGGACTCGTCGCTGGCTGCACCAGCGATGGTGGCGGCGACGGAACCGACACCGATCCCTCGAGCTCGACCGGCAACGACAGCGACTCGAGCGCGACCACGGTCTCGGCCAGCAGCGCCGAGACCTCGACCGGCAACCCCACCTCGGACTCGAGCAGCTCGCAGGGCCCGACCAGCGGCACCAGCACCGACACCGATGCCGACACCAGCGCGGGCTCGAGCTCGACGGGCGTCATCGATCTGCCGCCGCCCAGCGAGGACTGGACGCGCGACATCCTCACCACCGACCTGCAGCTCGACCTCGGGGCGCTGTCGGGCGTCGCGACCATCACCATCGCCGGCTCGGCCGACTCCACCGGCGCGTCGCTCGAGATCGGCGGCCTCACCATCGACAGCGTCACCAGCGATCTGGGCGACGTGATGTTCGACGTCCACGACGGCCAGCTCGATCTCGGCATCCCCAGCGGTGGCGACTTCACCTTCGTCGTCAGCTACACGTTCGCATCGGTCGACGGCAGCTTCGATGGCTGGGACCCGACCTCGCAGGTGACGTTCCTGTGGCCGTACTTCTGCGGCAACCTCTTCCCGTGCAAGTCGGATCCGTCCGACGGCGTGCAGTTCACGATGAACGTCACCGGCTTCGCAGGCGATCAGACTGCGATCTATCCCGCGTCGATCCCCGGCGATGCGCCGTCGTATCAGCCTGCGGTCGCGGTCGCGGCATTCACCGAGCTGGTGCTCGATCCGACCACCAACGGCACCGCGGTCTCGACCTGGTACCTACCCGGCGGCCAAGCCGACGCGACCATCGGCTCGCAGCACCTGAGCGCCGTGTTCGACTTCTACGAGCAGACCTACGGCGACTACAGCTTTGGTGATCACGTCGGCACGGTGTCGGCCGACTGGGGTGGCGGCGACTACGGTGGCATGGAGCACCATCCGTACTGGCATGTCTCGAGCGGCTCGATGGACCGCGAGGACGTGCACGCCCACGAGGCCGCGCACGGCTGGTACGGCGACGGCGTGCGCATCGCCTGCTGGGAGGACTTCGTGTTGTCCGAGGGCACTGCGACCTACCTGGCCGCGCGCGGCCTCGCCGAGTCGGGCGTGGATCTGTGGCCCGACTACGAGTGCGGCCTCGTCAGCGTGTGCGACGGTGGCGTGAACCCGGTCGTGCTGCCCGACTCGACCTGCAACGGCATCGACATCCTCAACGACGACCTGTGGTCGTACGCGCCGTACATGAAGGGCGCGTGGTTCTACCGCGGCGTGGCCGAGCTCATCGGCGAGGACCAGCTCGACACCGCGCTCGCGGAGTTCTACGCCGACCACGTCGGCCAGGCCGCGCGCATGCAGGACATGATCGATCACCTGCATGACTACGGCGACGCCGCGGCGATCGACGCCCTGGCGGACGCATGGCTGCGGCAGGTCGAGTGCCCGGTCGACGTCGGCAGCCTCTGCGCGGGCTGA
- a CDS encoding LysR family transcriptional regulator codes for MLEARRGDARGRALVVTGAPLPFTLRQLQYAVAVADALSFRAAAQLCRVAQPSLSAQIAQLEDALGVRLFERDRRRVLVTPAGAELLTRARALLAASDDLAVLARQAGDPLAATLRLGVIPTVSPYLLPPLSTRLRRRHPRLRALWVEDKTDVLVSLLQAGKLDAAVLALEADVGELDHEVIARDPFVLAMPSGHVLARRSAPVKATQLRDADVLLLDEGHCFRTQALAFCARARAHELEFRATSLGTLAQMVAGGAGVTLLPMLAVATERRRAALEIRSFEAPVPKRTLALVWRPRSPLAAALRSLAATMRDAYPADARAPTA; via the coding sequence ATGCTCGAGGCGCGCCGTGGTGATGCGCGTGGGAGGGCGCTCGTCGTGACGGGGGCGCCGCTGCCGTTCACGCTGCGGCAGCTGCAGTACGCGGTCGCGGTCGCCGACGCGCTCAGCTTCCGGGCGGCGGCGCAGCTCTGTCGCGTGGCGCAGCCCAGCCTCAGCGCACAGATCGCGCAGCTCGAGGATGCGCTGGGTGTGCGGTTGTTCGAGCGCGACCGCCGACGCGTGCTGGTGACCCCCGCGGGCGCAGAGCTGTTGACGCGCGCACGCGCGCTGCTGGCCGCGAGCGACGATCTCGCCGTGCTCGCGCGTCAGGCCGGCGATCCGCTGGCGGCGACCTTGCGGCTCGGCGTGATCCCGACCGTCTCGCCGTACCTGCTGCCGCCGCTGTCGACCCGGCTTCGACGTCGGCATCCGCGGCTCAGGGCGCTGTGGGTCGAGGACAAGACCGACGTGCTGGTGTCGTTGCTGCAGGCCGGCAAGCTCGATGCGGCCGTGCTCGCGCTCGAGGCCGACGTCGGCGAGCTCGATCACGAGGTCATCGCCCGTGATCCGTTCGTGCTCGCGATGCCGAGCGGGCACGTGCTCGCGCGACGCAGCGCGCCGGTCAAGGCGACCCAGCTGCGCGACGCCGACGTACTGCTACTCGACGAGGGCCACTGCTTCCGCACCCAAGCGCTCGCGTTCTGCGCGCGGGCGCGGGCCCACGAGCTCGAGTTTCGTGCGACCAGCCTCGGCACGCTGGCGCAGATGGTCGCCGGTGGCGCGGGGGTCACCCTGCTGCCGATGCTCGCGGTGGCGACCGAACGTCGCCGCGCTGCGCTCGAGATCCGTAGCTTCGAGGCGCCGGTCCCCAAGCGGACGCTGGCGCTGGTGTGGCGCCCGCGATCTCCGCTGGCCGCAGCGCTGCGGAGCCTGGCGGCGACGATGCGTGACGCATACCCCGCCGATGCCCGCGCGCCGACGGCGTGA
- a CDS encoding catalase has product MTDGKTDRKTLTTAAGAPVADNQHSMTAGPRGPVLLQDVWLLEKLAHFDREVIPERRMHAKGSGAYGSFTVTKDITRYTRAKLFAEVGKRTEVFVRFSTVAGERGAADAERDIRGAAIKFYTEEGNWDLVGNNTPVFFLRDPLKFPDLNHAVKRDPRTNLRSAKNNWDYWTLLPEALHQITITMSDRGIPASYRHMHLFGSHTFSFINAQMERHWVKFHFHTQQGIRNLTDAEAEAIIGKDRESHQRDLFDAIDRGEHPRWTMYVQIMSEADAAKTPYNPFDLTKVWPHADYPLHEVGVLELDRNPANYFAEVEQAAFNPANVVPGIGFSPDKMLQGRLFSYGDAQRYRLGVNHGQIPVNAPRCPFHSYHRDGAMRVDGNAGATLGYEPNSQGQWREQPDFREPPLPLHGAAGHFDHRDDDDDFYSQPRALFERMSPAQRQLLFDNTARALGDAPEPIKRRHVANCTKADPAYGAGVAAALGLAV; this is encoded by the coding sequence ATGACCGACGGCAAGACCGACCGCAAGACCCTCACGACCGCCGCGGGCGCCCCCGTGGCCGACAACCAACACTCGATGACGGCCGGACCGCGCGGCCCGGTGCTGTTGCAGGACGTGTGGCTGCTCGAGAAGCTGGCGCACTTCGACCGCGAGGTCATCCCCGAGCGCCGCATGCACGCCAAGGGCTCGGGTGCCTACGGCAGCTTCACCGTCACCAAGGACATCACCCGCTACACCCGCGCCAAGCTGTTCGCCGAGGTCGGCAAGCGCACCGAGGTGTTCGTGCGCTTCTCGACCGTGGCGGGTGAGCGCGGGGCCGCCGACGCCGAGCGAGACATCCGCGGCGCCGCGATCAAGTTCTACACCGAGGAGGGCAACTGGGACCTGGTCGGCAACAACACCCCGGTGTTCTTCCTGCGCGACCCGCTGAAGTTCCCCGACCTGAACCACGCGGTGAAGCGCGACCCTCGGACCAACCTCCGCAGCGCGAAGAACAACTGGGACTACTGGACGCTGCTGCCCGAGGCGCTGCACCAGATCACGATCACGATGAGCGATCGCGGCATCCCGGCCAGCTATCGCCACATGCACCTGTTCGGCAGCCACACCTTCAGCTTCATCAACGCGCAGATGGAGCGTCACTGGGTGAAGTTCCACTTCCACACGCAGCAGGGCATCCGCAACCTCACCGACGCCGAGGCCGAGGCCATCATCGGCAAGGACCGCGAGAGCCATCAGCGCGATCTCTTCGACGCCATCGACCGCGGTGAGCACCCGCGCTGGACCATGTACGTGCAGATCATGTCCGAGGCCGACGCCGCCAAGACCCCCTACAACCCGTTCGACCTCACGAAGGTGTGGCCGCATGCCGACTACCCGCTGCACGAGGTCGGCGTGCTCGAGCTCGATCGCAACCCTGCCAACTACTTCGCCGAGGTCGAGCAAGCCGCGTTCAACCCCGCCAACGTGGTGCCGGGCATCGGCTTCTCACCCGACAAGATGCTGCAGGGGCGGCTGTTCTCGTACGGCGACGCGCAGCGCTACCGGCTCGGCGTGAACCACGGACAGATCCCCGTCAACGCCCCGCGCTGTCCGTTCCACAGCTACCACCGCGACGGCGCGATGCGGGTCGATGGCAACGCCGGTGCGACCCTGGGCTACGAGCCGAACTCGCAGGGGCAGTGGCGCGAGCAGCCCGACTTCCGCGAGCCGCCGCTGCCGCTGCACGGCGCCGCCGGCCACTTCGATCATCGTGACGACGACGACGACTTCTACTCACAGCCGCGCGCGCTGTTCGAGCGCATGAGTCCGGCGCAGCGGCAGCTGCTGTTCGACAACACCGCGCGGGCACTCGGCGACGCGCCCGAGCCGATCAAGCGCCGTCACGTGGCCAACTGCACCAAGGCCGATCCGGCCTACGGCGCCGGCGTCGCGGCGGCGCTGGGGCTCGCGGTCTGA
- a CDS encoding DUF2470 domain-containing protein, translating to MSNDAHASPPSTRLAPLYDESVPTPSHAERARTLAAQCKTGTLCTLAQDPAGHPYGSFVTVAFDRGHPVFLISELAEHTKNLRGDPRASLLVSAGEAVDPLANGRVTLLGECRPASDRAAAAAAYLEQHPNASYYADFADFGYWRLEVTGVRYIGGYGRMSWVDAGDWLAAVPDPLGPHAVGIVRHMNDDHADALPLYCRAFSKGTAVTVATMTGIDRYGFELSAQTPEGPRPIRIGFAAPIATPADARRVLVAMLHEARAALA from the coding sequence ATGAGCAACGACGCGCACGCCTCACCGCCCAGCACCCGACTCGCGCCGCTGTACGACGAGTCGGTGCCGACGCCCAGCCACGCCGAGCGCGCGCGCACCCTCGCGGCGCAGTGCAAGACCGGCACGCTGTGCACGCTCGCGCAGGATCCCGCCGGGCACCCCTACGGCTCGTTCGTGACGGTCGCGTTCGATCGCGGCCACCCGGTGTTCCTCATCAGCGAGCTCGCCGAGCACACCAAGAACCTCCGCGGCGATCCGCGGGCCTCGCTGCTCGTGAGCGCCGGCGAGGCCGTCGATCCGCTCGCCAACGGTCGCGTCACGCTGCTCGGCGAGTGCCGCCCGGCCAGCGATCGGGCCGCGGCTGCGGCGGCCTACCTCGAGCAACACCCCAACGCGTCCTACTACGCCGACTTCGCGGACTTCGGCTACTGGCGACTCGAGGTCACCGGCGTGCGCTACATCGGCGGCTACGGCCGCATGTCGTGGGTTGACGCCGGCGACTGGCTTGCCGCCGTGCCCGACCCGCTCGGGCCCCACGCCGTCGGCATCGTCCGGCACATGAACGACGACCACGCCGACGCGCTGCCGCTGTACTGCCGCGCGTTCTCGAAGGGCACCGCGGTCACGGTCGCCACCATGACCGGCATCGATCGCTACGGCTTCGAACTCTCGGCGCAGACCCCCGAGGGGCCGCGGCCGATCCGCATCGGCTTCGCCGCGCCCATCGCCACGCCCGCCGATGCGCGGCGCGTGCTGGTGGCGATGTTGCACGAAGCCCGCGCCGCGCTGGCGTGA
- a CDS encoding MBOAT family protein, giving the protein MLFPTFDFLIFAMPVLLAAWALSHRPKARTLLLLAASLFFYVGGPKTDPPPTPWYYVGLLVFSTLLDYACGLGIAAQDARRGRGDQDEARTRRGKNIILGISLVGNLGLLGYFKYTDFFLRTATDVAGALGIEWAAPSLRLLLPVGISFYTFQSLSYTIDVWRGRLTPERSLVKFAMFVTFFPQLVAGPIVRADEFLPQLHRAPHLTAARMEEGLFRIGKGLIKKVILGDWIAAQLTDAIFASPEHYTSAELMLALYAFTLQLYADFSGYSDIAIGVARLLGYDMPENFDRPYQAKNLGEFWRRWHMTLSTWLRDYLFFPLGGSKGSAARTYFNLWLTMFLVGMWHYSQGTSWNFVIYANLHAGAILFNRWNRIRVRTGSPVADLARWSPAVLALGGLIAGLTHAVLDIPWPMAAGVGGFAIAMFLVVAWLPERSTLGNAALHVLLTFHFTVLSRVFFRAESFDVAKRMCQGLLAFDGHGIRPGLITPQLGALLLFGCAYHFTPKRWVDTYGFLIVRRTPGVVLGLAFAALCLGLMLLMEGEPRAFIYFNF; this is encoded by the coding sequence ATGCTGTTCCCGACCTTCGACTTCCTGATCTTCGCGATGCCCGTGCTGCTCGCAGCGTGGGCGCTGTCGCATCGGCCGAAGGCACGCACCCTGCTGCTGCTGGCGGCGAGCTTGTTCTTCTATGTCGGCGGACCCAAGACCGATCCCCCGCCGACGCCCTGGTACTACGTCGGGCTGCTGGTCTTCTCGACCCTGCTCGACTACGCGTGCGGGCTCGGCATCGCCGCCCAAGATGCGCGCCGCGGTCGCGGCGACCAGGACGAGGCCCGCACCCGACGCGGCAAGAACATCATCCTCGGCATCTCGCTGGTCGGCAACCTGGGCCTGCTCGGGTACTTCAAGTACACCGACTTCTTCCTACGCACCGCGACCGACGTCGCGGGTGCGCTGGGCATCGAGTGGGCCGCGCCTTCGCTGCGCCTGTTGCTGCCGGTCGGCATCTCCTTCTATACGTTCCAGAGCCTCAGCTACACCATCGACGTGTGGCGCGGTCGGCTGACGCCCGAGCGCTCGCTGGTGAAGTTCGCGATGTTCGTGACCTTCTTCCCGCAGCTGGTCGCAGGGCCGATCGTGCGCGCCGACGAGTTCCTGCCCCAGCTCCACCGCGCGCCCCACCTCACGGCCGCGCGCATGGAGGAGGGCCTCTTCCGCATCGGCAAGGGCCTCATCAAGAAGGTCATCCTCGGCGACTGGATCGCTGCACAGCTGACCGATGCGATCTTCGCCTCGCCCGAGCACTACACCTCGGCCGAGCTGATGCTGGCGCTCTACGCCTTCACGCTGCAGCTGTACGCCGACTTCTCGGGCTACTCGGACATCGCGATCGGCGTGGCACGGCTGCTCGGCTACGACATGCCGGAGAACTTCGATCGTCCGTACCAGGCCAAGAACCTCGGCGAGTTCTGGCGACGATGGCACATGACGCTGTCGACCTGGCTGCGCGACTATCTGTTCTTCCCGCTCGGCGGCAGCAAGGGCTCGGCGGCGCGCACCTACTTCAACCTGTGGCTGACGATGTTCCTGGTCGGGATGTGGCACTACAGCCAGGGCACCAGCTGGAACTTCGTCATCTACGCCAACCTCCACGCCGGCGCGATCCTCTTCAACCGCTGGAACCGCATCCGCGTGCGCACCGGCTCGCCGGTCGCCGATCTCGCGCGCTGGAGCCCTGCCGTGCTCGCGCTGGGTGGGCTGATCGCGGGGCTCACCCACGCCGTGCTCGACATCCCGTGGCCGATGGCGGCCGGCGTCGGTGGCTTTGCGATCGCGATGTTCCTGGTGGTCGCGTGGCTGCCCGAGCGCAGCACGCTGGGCAACGCCGCGCTGCACGTGCTGCTGACCTTCCACTTCACCGTGCTCTCGCGCGTGTTCTTCCGCGCCGAGAGCTTCGACGTCGCCAAGCGCATGTGTCAGGGCCTGCTGGCGTTCGACGGCCACGGCATCCGCCCGGGCCTCATCACGCCGCAGCTCGGGGCCCTGCTGTTGTTCGGCTGCGCATACCACTTCACGCCCAAGCGCTGGGTCGACACCTACGGCTTCCTGATCGTGCGGCGCACGCCCGGCGTGGTGCTGGGGCTCGCGTTCGCGGCGCTGTGCCTGGGGCTGATGCTGCTCATGGAAGGCGAGCCGCGGGCCTTCATCTACTTCAACTTCTGA
- a CDS encoding sigma-70 family RNA polymerase sigma factor, with protein MPDFEHFYREHVAFVWAAARRFGVEPALLDDVVQEVFLTAHRRRHELDWESSPRGWLWAVTRRVAFRHRRTAARTARRHELLRSHAAQPHEPQRDHDAARALERMLAGLESTQRETFVMSELLGMSGPEIAARHRVSVNTVYSRLRLARTALERAASDELPRMVASARAHDRPGDADERRMWAAMAPMLGHAAVAAGTGVGAGTSWLIAAVAAAAAIAIGLHAPSGRDAATTPAEAVLPLAPALDPTAPEPATLPRVMPPPPEPSATPQAAVRPTPRPREPQRAAAIEAATAAAAQDQPPEPAHDLAAELALIDEATAALARSDPEAALAALDRHRSAFRHGQLADVRDSTLVAALCAAGRTEDARAQDQRLRRGSSSVATARRAPCW; from the coding sequence GTGCCCGACTTCGAGCACTTCTACCGTGAGCACGTCGCCTTCGTGTGGGCGGCGGCGCGACGCTTCGGCGTCGAGCCGGCGCTGCTCGATGATGTCGTGCAAGAGGTCTTCCTCACCGCGCATCGGCGGCGGCACGAGCTCGACTGGGAGAGCTCGCCGCGCGGATGGCTGTGGGCGGTCACGCGCAGGGTCGCGTTCCGCCACCGTCGCACTGCGGCCCGCACCGCGAGGCGCCACGAGCTGTTGCGCAGCCACGCCGCGCAGCCCCACGAGCCGCAGCGCGATCACGACGCGGCGCGGGCGCTCGAGCGCATGCTCGCGGGGCTGGAGTCGACGCAGCGCGAGACCTTCGTGATGTCGGAGCTGCTGGGCATGAGCGGCCCCGAGATCGCGGCGCGCCACCGCGTGTCGGTCAACACGGTCTACTCGCGGCTACGACTGGCACGCACGGCGCTCGAGCGTGCGGCGAGCGATGAGCTGCCGAGAATGGTGGCCTCGGCGCGGGCCCACGACCGTCCCGGCGATGCCGACGAGCGACGCATGTGGGCCGCGATGGCGCCGATGCTGGGGCACGCCGCGGTGGCCGCGGGCACCGGGGTCGGTGCGGGCACGTCATGGCTGATCGCCGCGGTCGCTGCGGCGGCCGCGATCGCGATCGGGCTGCACGCGCCGAGCGGCCGCGATGCGGCGACGACCCCGGCCGAGGCCGTCCTGCCGCTCGCGCCCGCCCTCGACCCCACGGCGCCCGAGCCCGCGACGCTCCCCCGCGTGATGCCGCCACCGCCCGAGCCGAGCGCCACGCCGCAGGCGGCCGTACGACCCACGCCACGCCCCCGCGAACCACAGCGCGCCGCCGCGATCGAGGCCGCGACCGCAGCGGCGGCGCAGGACCAGCCGCCCGAGCCCGCGCACGACCTCGCGGCCGAGCTCGCACTGATCGACGAGGCCACCGCCGCGCTCGCGCGCAGCGACCCCGAGGCCGCACTCGCCGCGCTCGACCGCCATCGCAGCGCATTCCGCCACGGCCAGCTCGCCGACGTCCGCGACAGCACCCTGGTCGCAGCGCTGTGCGCCGCCGGTCGCACGGAGGATGCGCGGGCACAGGACCAACGGCTTCGACGCGGCAGCAGCTCGGTGGCGACCGCCCGTCGCGCCCCATGCTGGTGA
- a CDS encoding FHA domain-containing protein yields MVDEVVREVIEGRLDLDVDALPPTHREQTVAATHVPRQPMPITSTAKVAQQLLRTPDGIAAPEGTQVVAHPVAREPAATGTQVVERPVLLHPDRGNTQPRTRLPVHTPAPTPQAMMMVPAGEASVAGGVATAACITILGRYLIDGEPGASYQHGVGGSWVLGRSATSPFADDPYVDAEHGALCFRPDGVVVDDFDSTNGVFVRVYGHATLRSGDHFRLGEQLIRYTARRRDGGSGRAPTLGSPDPGYWGRVDVMLSVDDNAASYPIDDAEVSFGQSEGHVQFPDDPYLGELHCRIVKQERGATLEDLGAAAGTWLRLRSGDVVPYGAELLVGQTRIRVDAV; encoded by the coding sequence ATGGTCGACGAGGTCGTGCGCGAGGTGATCGAAGGTCGACTCGATCTCGACGTCGACGCGTTGCCGCCGACGCACCGTGAGCAGACCGTGGCGGCGACCCACGTGCCGCGGCAGCCGATGCCGATCACCAGCACCGCCAAGGTCGCGCAGCAGCTGCTGCGCACGCCCGATGGCATCGCGGCGCCCGAGGGCACGCAGGTGGTCGCGCACCCGGTCGCGCGCGAGCCCGCAGCCACGGGCACGCAGGTGGTCGAGCGTCCCGTGCTGCTGCACCCCGATCGCGGCAACACCCAGCCGCGCACCCGGCTGCCGGTGCACACCCCGGCCCCGACGCCGCAGGCGATGATGATGGTGCCCGCCGGCGAGGCGTCGGTCGCCGGTGGTGTTGCGACCGCCGCGTGCATCACGATCCTCGGGCGCTATCTGATCGATGGCGAGCCGGGTGCCAGCTACCAGCACGGCGTGGGGGGCTCGTGGGTGTTGGGTCGCTCGGCGACGTCGCCGTTCGCCGACGATCCCTACGTCGACGCCGAGCACGGTGCGCTGTGCTTCCGACCCGACGGCGTGGTGGTCGACGACTTCGACTCCACCAACGGCGTGTTCGTCCGCGTGTACGGCCACGCCACGCTGCGCTCGGGCGATCACTTCCGGCTCGGCGAGCAGCTCATCCGCTACACCGCCCGTCGCAGGGATGGCGGCAGCGGCCGCGCTCCGACCCTCGGCAGCCCCGATCCCGGCTACTGGGGTCGCGTCGACGTGATGCTCTCCGTCGACGACAACGCGGCCAGCTACCCCATCGACGACGCCGAGGTCTCGTTCGGCCAGAGCGAGGGCCACGTGCAGTTCCCCGATGATCCGTACCTCGGCGAGCTGCACTGCCGCATCGTGAAGCAGGAGCGCGGCGCGACCCTCGAGGACCTCGGTGCCGCCGCGGGCACCTGGCTGCGCCTGCGCTCGGGCGACGTGGTGCCCTACGGCGCCGAGCTGCTCGTCGGCCAGACCCGCATCCGCGTCGATGCGGTGTGA